DNA from Sphaerodactylus townsendi isolate TG3544 unplaced genomic scaffold, MPM_Stown_v2.3 scaffold_222, whole genome shotgun sequence:
TTTTGCTCAACAGGGATTCCCACCAATGGCCTCCTGCCACTGCAGACACCTGTGCTGCACTCCACGATGCTCCCGAGGGACCGCTGGACCCTTGCGCTGCCCACCTCCAGTGCTCTGGACATTCCCAGAAATGCATTTCACCGAGAAATGGAAGGGACATTTTTCCACACACAGAACTGCAAGGCTTCCTCCCGATCCAGCGGATACGCCTTGTGCAAGGGCTGACCCCCTCACatctcgggggggcgggggggggagatggggccAGTCTCTGCTCTCATCAGCCCACCCCCAATTAGTGAGGTACACAGCTGGGGTCACCAACAAGGTACCCAGGGGCACCATAGCACAAACTGGCACTTTCCTACTAGGGCTAGCTGGCATTTTTGGCCcatggaaatctgattggctctggtgatttaaaaaaaaaacatttctatggTCCCTTGCGTGCGTGCAgcttgccttaagaacataagaacataagaactagcctgctggatcagaccagagtccatctagtccagctctctgctactcgcagtggcccaccaggtgccttggggagctcacatgcaggatgtgaaagcaatagccttctgctgctgctgctgctcctgagcacctggtctgctaaggcatttgcaatctgagatcaaggaggatcaagattgggagccataaatcgacttctcctccataaatctatccaagccctttttaaagctatccaggttagtggccatcaccacctcctgtggtagcagattccaaacaccaatcacacgttgcgtgaagaagtgtttccttttattagtcctaattcttccccccagcattttcaatgaatgccccctgggaataaaggcaactgtatttctgtggtctggcagaactggctttctgaaagccaggtacgAGCTGTTATCaacaaagacttctgatccagcatccagagtctgcttactgacttcagtctcaagacctgacagAGCGACACCTTCTTTGCCCTGGCCCAGTCAGAGGAAGCGGCACACCTTGTCCTCcacacccctctcccccacacaacCTCCCTGCGCTGCCAGAAATAAAATGGGCCTGCTGAGCAGTTCaggcttgtattgtcgaaggctttcacggccggaatcactggggtgctgtgtggtttccgggctgtctggccatgttctagcagcattctctcctgacgtttcgcctgcatctgtggctggcatcttcagaggatctgaagatgcaagccacagatgcaggtgaaacgtcaggagagaatgctgaagatgccagccacagatgcagagatcctctgaagatgccagccacagatgcaggcgaaacgtcaggagagaatgctgctagaacatggccatacagcccagaaaccaacaGCACCCCAGTTCAGGCTTGGTTGGTCCCTTAGCCTTtttttacccccaccccacccccggttaCCACCCTGGAGCCTGCACAAGGCCGTTCTCACCTGGACTTTGACCTGCATCCCCCGCTGCGACTGGGCCGGAGAACTTCTTCTGGGGCGCAGGCTTCAGAAGCCCGTCGAAGCTCTTCAGGGGCCAGGAGTTTGAGAAGCTGATCCCGTGGCCCGGGGACTTCTTCAGCTGGTCCGCAGGCGGGGAGGCGTGCTTCGGGCTGTGccggggggaagagaaggggtgGGATGGAAGGATGAAAGCCCCGGGGCTGGTGTGTGAGCCCAGGAGAGGCGGGGTGGGCTCGGGCGGGCTGCAGAAGGTCCGGGGGGGCTTGCTGGTGAAGCTGAGACTGGCCCGAATGGAGTCtgtgggagaaaggcagagtgtaaagtaCACAAAATAAGCAGAAACCGGAACAGTGAGTCATCGTACAAGCAAGACATTCCATGCTCTGTTAGCGTGGAGACCTTTTCTGTGAACTCTTAAGCGTGTCGGCCAGGAGAATGACTTCCCTTCCAATCAACTCTCTAAGCCTCAAAGTCAGCCAAGACCCTCTACTTCACTGGACCAATAAGGCAGTTGAACAAGTCcctcagcgtggcgtagtggttaagagcaggtgcaacgtaatatggagaaccaggtttgattccccgctctgccacttgagctggggaggtttGTTGGGTGAACCaccttagcttgtgcactcccacacacgccagctgagtgaccttgggctagtcacagcttttcggggctctctcagtcccacccacctcacagagtgtttctcgggaggaggggggagctaaaggagattgtaagcccccctgagcctccttacaggagagaaaggggggatataaatccaaaccactactactattactcctcctctgctgctgcttctatctCTCTGAGCTGAGGGCACTTTTGGAATCTGGATACGGGACAGTGGACAGCCCACAAGATGTCAGGGAGGGGAGTTGGGCACAGCAGCTCTCCAGCCTTTCAGGAAGAAGCTCTGTCTAACAGGATGCCTTTCTGAGTGAACATGATGCTTCAAAATACTCCCTTGCGTGCGTGCAgcttgccttaagaacataagaacataacaactagcctgctggatcagaccagagtccatctagtccagctctctgctactcgcagtggcccaccaggtgcctttgggagctcacgtgcaggaggtgaaagcaagggccttctgcggctgctcctgagcacctggtctgctaaggcatttgcaatctgagatcaaggaggatcaagatgggtagccacagatcgacttctcctccatcaatctcagtattcaggttaaattaccatgttggcactttgcgataaataagtgggttttgggttgcaatttaggcactcggtctcaaaaaggttcgccatcactgctctatgtctTAAAGACTCGGAACTCCTACTACTCAAAAACATTCCCTTATGCAGGGatctgccactgctgccccactgggggtggggagggcagagctCCCTGGCCTGTAAGGGCCTTTCCAAGGGAGGAAGCAGAGGTATTCGCTGAGGACAAGAGAGGGGAGGCCTTCACTGTATTCAACTGAAAGCCTGCCCTGATTTTCAATCCTACGGCTTTGGAAGGCACAGTTCctttggaagccccccccccccccctttagaacatctgtggatcctgctgtccccctcccttttgttttaggggacttgatagtaggtgccatctattatgttgattttagtatgcttcGTTTTAGtgggatggggttattttatatagagccaaaaattaactaatattGAATGGATTTTAGCCTTTGAtctatgtgctctatttctgtttcgttgttcaccgccctgagccattCGGAGGAcggcggtatagaaatataaccaataaataaataaaataaaaaaatattgtttgtatTATTCTACCTACAGTACTGTCCTTTGCACAAGGCCAATCAAGGGGGCCTCTGGCAGCTGAGCAAGAGTGCCTATTCCGCTGGGGATCTTCCAAAACTGCCGCCAGCCAGAGCCCCCGCTTGCAGGAGAGCGTTTGCCCAGATTCCCCAGGCGGCAGCTGTTCAGGTACCTGTCTCGTGCTGGTGGTTATTCAGCCCCAGGAACTGCAAGTCAGAATCCACGCTGCCGCTCTTTCCGCGCAAACTCAGCAGCCCGGGTTTCCCCGACAGCGGAGGCTGGTGAGAAGCCATCATGCCTGCCAAACACAAAGGAGAGGCCACTCGATCACAGTTTCCAGCCACAGATATTTAATGggttcattgaagaagaagaagaagaagaagaagaagaagaagaagaagaagaagaagaagaagaagaagaagaagaagaggaggaggaggaggaggaggaggaggaggaggaggaggaggaggaggaggaggaggaagaggaagaggaggagtttggattcatatcccccctttctctcctgcaggagactcaaaggggctgacaatctccttgccctccccccctcacaacaaacaccctgtgaggtggaaggggctgagagagctccgagaagctgtgactagcccaaggtcacccagctggcgtgtgtgggagtgtacaggctaatctgaattccccagataagcctccacagcttaggcggcagagctgggaatcaaacccggttcctccagattagatacatgagctcttaacctcctacgccactgatgctcctaaagaaaacaaaacacgtTCAGCTTGGTCCTGGGAATTTCACATCCGTTTGTAGAatttgaaggaaagaaagagaagggataCTTTTGGCACTCGTTCTGCAAAAGGTCCCAAGGATgcaaaggaccccccccccccccccccgggcaaccatttagtcagcttcctccatgTTCATGGGGCAGGATAGTGCAGCCAAGAAGGTGCTTTGGCCAAGGCGCGCCAGGAGTGACACAGGAGCTGCCCACAAATACCTCCCCCTCTAATCGCACTCAGCACAAACAGGGCAAGAGGCACACACTgaaacaaaactttttaaatatgcAGAATGAAAGGAAATCAGATACTCCTTTTCTGAAGAGGGCGCTTTGAACAGTCCGCCCAACCGAGCACGCTGTCAGGCGAGCGCCACGATGTGCCACAGGCAGGGAACAAAGCGTGCCGAGGCTTGCCCAGTCTTTCCGAGGGCTGTTTCATTATTCACGGGCCGCAGAAGGGATTAAGGCCGGTTACTTATTAAAGCGTTTTGTTTTAGAAGCCACCGAGTTTCAACGTTATTTCAAAATGTGCTGGCGATTCTAAGCTCTCTAAGAATTCCTTTTTTGTCGGTGAAGAGAaatttaagaggtgacatggcagccatgtttagatatttgaagggatgtcatgtgggtgagggagcgagcttgttttctgcagctccagagaccgggaccaggagtCAGGGGTTTAAGGCAgtgatgccagaggtggcactcggagccctctctgtgggcacgcgcacacagaggtcatcgtggggggggtggaaaatcacccccccacacacacacacacatctaggctggcctgggtcactgagcatgacatgcacacactgcggtgagcagggaggactcagctggcgggcctggtgcctgtgctccgggtggctgctgcccaaggagggggggggggggggcagaggaggcagggatgcTAGACTTGCTaggatcctacagcaggctggcccctgctcgagcgggtggggcggaggaagagggagccaaccggctttttctaaactaaaacctcagcattcaggttaaattgctgggttggccctttgcgataaataagtggagtttgggttgcaatttgggcactcggtctcaaaaaggttcaccatcactggtttcaggtgaaggaaaagagattccacctaaacatcaggaagaacttcctgactgtcagggctgttggacagtggaatgcaccacctcggagtgtggtggagtctcctcctttgaagttttttaaagagaggctggatggccatctgccaggagtgcctTGACTATGTGTTCCTgaaaggcagggggttggactggatggcccttggacttgagggggtctcttccaactctaagattctattaTTCAAGTTTAGGATACACAAACTGGCTTCCTGTCAACAACCGTTGCCAAATTTAGGAGTGCCACGTTCACCACACAATCCTGGAGCCAAACCCCCACCACAATTTTTCTGCTCGCTGGCATCAAAATTTAGACAGGATTAGCCAAGGAGAGACATGATGGCGGCTTAGTGATAGAGAAAGTGCCCTGTTCAATTTCTGACATCTCTGCATGAACATATGAAGCCAGACCTCTGAGATCCCTGAGCCCTTTCATCCCAGTTAGAAGGCAGAAGAGATGTGGAGGTAAATgtcacgatactagaaccagggggcatacactgaaaatgctggggggaagaattcggactaataaaaggaaacacttcttcacacaacaagtgattggtgtttggaatatgctgccacaggaggtggtgatgtccgctaacctggatagctttaaaaagggcttggacagatttatggaggagaagtcgatctatggctaccagtcttgatcctccttgatctgagattgcaaatgccttagcagaccaggtgctcaggagcagcagcagaaggccgttgctttcacctcctgcacatgagctcacaaaggcacctggttgaccactgcgagtagcagagtgctggattagatggactctggtctgatccaccaggctctttcttatgttcttcttaatgtGCATTCTAATCAGCCAGGCTAGAACAGAGGAGGACTACTTAGGGCAGGAAAAGAACACCAGAGGAGGAGACAGGACTCCTATGTAGCAGTTCTACTCAACGTAGCTCCAACAATCcaactggggtgggggcaaatccagtggtggaattcagcaagtctgcaccacttcggtagaaccggttgttaaaatggttcttgcaaacaaccagttgttaaattatttgaatcccaccactgccaaatcCCCCTCCGGAGTGTGCATTCCGCTggagcaaggggcaaatgcaccagcagaggCGCAACATCCCCGCCTGGTGGGTGCCCCGGGGGCGGGGCCAATCTTGGCCTCCTCTGCTCAGTTGGCCCCCATGTGCCATGTGGAGAAATGTCCTGATTTTTGTGCCATATCTGTTTTCCTTTATTGGGgagttctgggggtgggatggggggtgtTTTAAATTTTTCAGGCTTCCCGTGCTGCAGGAAAGCCTATCACAGTGGgggtgcataagaacataagaactagccagctggatcagaccagagtccatctagtccatctctctgctactcgcagtggcccaccaggtgcctttgggagctcacgtgcaggaggtgaaagcaatggccttctgctgccgctgctcctgagcacctggtctgctaaggcatttgcaatctcagatcaaggaggatcaagattggtagccaaacattgacttctcctccataaatctttccaagccccttttaaagctatccaggttagtccaTAGAAAGCAGACCAGTTCCAGCTACAGAAGTGGGCAGAATGGAGTGGAAATGCCCGGTGCCCTTTGCAGTACATGTTATAATACCTTCAGCCACAAACAACAAAGActataggatgttgtgggtttcccgggttgtatggccgtgttagtagtacagatgtaggcgaaatgtcaggagaaaatgctagtgattcgtgaaagccttcgacactacaACAAAGACTATCTTAACACTCAAAGCAAGCAAATccatatccccctcccccagagttCTATCAGTCAATAATGAAGAAGGCTAAACAGACCTGACAATCCAgattgtaatttattttattttttatctatatatcagatttaatataccaccccacccccaaagggctctgggcggtgtacaaccaataaaacaatcacattaaaataccAGTTAAAAAGTAATTAACAGCCAgctccaacctccatcttaaaatcagatgatgacataaacaatggactcatcGGGTGGGCAGCATAATAcggacaagcccccaaggtgggATATGGGGCGCAGAGGATGGCACCTTCAACGGCCGACCTCctcaaaggcccggcagaacaactccatctgacaggccctgaggaaccgttctaggtcccgcagggcccggacggctgggggtagagtgttccaccaggttggggccaggacactaaaggccctggtccgggtagaggccaaccgtaccatggaggggcctgggaccaccagcaaattggcctctgctgaacgcagaggtcaaACAGGGAcagacggtccctaagatatgaaggTGAAGCAACTGGGAAAAGCTTGTCTTTTAACCCAGACTACCCCAAGGGGGAaaccaccaagcaagtccagggttaacacacagaggcagacaatggaaaATCGCCTCTgcatgactcttgccttgaaacctccatGAGAGTCAACAAAAGTTAGTTGCGATTTGATAGAACTGAATGatcattgttgttattatttaatgcTATTCCTTCCAAAACCTTAAGAAATGTGGGTCTTCTTTcttctaagcagcagtggcgtaggaggttaagagctcgtgtattttatctggaggaaccgggtttgattcccggctctgccgcctgagctgtggaggcttatctggggaattcagattagcctgtacactcccacacacgccagctgggtgaccttgggctagtcacagcttctcggagctctctcagccccacccacctcacagggtgtttgttgggggaggggggaagggaaaagagtttgtcagcccctttgagtctcctataggagagaaaggtggggtataaatccaaactccttcttctcttcttcagtttaGGAGGCATTAAGGAGAATCCTGAGAgatcttaaggagcagcagtggcataggaggttaacagctcgtgtatctaatttggaggaaccgggtttgattctctgctctgcctcctgagctgtggaggcttatctggggaattcagattagcctgggcactcccacacacgccagctgggtgaccttgggctagtcacagcttctcggagctctctcagccccacctacctcacagggtgtttgttgtaaggggggaagggcaaggagattgtaagctaatttgagtctcctacaggagagaaagggggatataaatccaaactcctcttcttcttctaactggcaTGAATGAAAATGACAAATAagtaacagaaacaaaaaaagaaaaggttccTTTGGACTCAGAAACCGTGCTGTAGACCAAGAGTCCCTAAGCGTGCTGAGCATGCAGTCCCTTTTGGTATGCTAACAAAGGGTCGTGCCCACTTCTAGGAaaggctgctgggggaggggggactggctCCTCGCTTTGGGAAGAGATGTGGTCGGGGTTCAGTttgcaaagggaagggagggtttgcCCCCTGCATTGACACAGAGAAAGACTGAAAGTCGGCACCTATCTCAGCCAGCCACAGACGTGCACAAATGacgctgctgctcccaaagagcTCACAGGCTGGATCCCAAACCCGCTGGACTTTTGTTCCACTGAAGACCATTTGGACTGACTCCTCCAGAAGGAAGCTGGTGACAgactgaccggggggggggggggggggggtttctactATAAACCATCATCAGGGTTCGGACCCATCCCAACAATTCACGCAGCAGCAGGTAGAAGAAAAGACAGCATCCAGACCAAGGGGCTTTGTGTTTGGCTTCTGACTGCTTTGGCACCTGTTGAGGCGCGAGCTCCTCTTTTCACCCAGAGCCAGCTAGACACAGGTGGAATTTTTAAGATTGCAACTCTTGTTGGACTGTCGAATTGCCTAAAGAGTCATGCTGGCTCGTGCACAACCAAAACCACTCCCGGGGCTTCATATACATGTCACACTCTGCCAACTTACCCTGAGAAGGCCTCAGTCTTGGAGAATGGAAGAAATCGTTGGACGGAGAGAGCTGGAAAAGAAGCACGAAGACGTGAAAACGCAGCGGTCACCCTAATTGTTTGCCATTAGTTCAAGATAGCTGAAGTTGGAGACTCTTTGACCTCCGTATGAACTGTTAAGTCATCAGGAAACAATTTTGACCTGGTTGGAATTCTTACATGTGCTTCTCCACCTGCCTGTGCCTCGAGAGGGTGCTCTGGAGAGATGGCACGTTCATCTCAATAAACATATAAAATGAGCACTGTCTACATtctattctcccctcccctctgtgaGCTGGTTCCCTGTGTCAACAGAGAGGCCCACTGTGCACAGATCTCCCACCTGCTCCCTCTCAAAATCGGTTCTATTTCTGAgactcccccttctccttccaaCTCTCACTACAGTTACCAGTTTGCTGATGCCATAAATACCTTTCGCCGCTGCGTGTTAATTTGTAACAAACTGAACTCATTGGAATGCACCAAAAATTAATAATTACACGTTTCCTCCATTTACTGCAGGAAACAGTTTCGGACCCTGAGAGAATCACCTGGTCTTACGTTTAGCCACCTGACAAATATAGGGAACAGATAAGATTTATTCTACAAGGTCCTTTGTGCTTGTTAGAGATGtgaagttcgggggggggggggggagaacgacACAAAAATAtgtgtagggagggagggagtttcaCTGCCTCTCTCCCAAATTACTTTTCaaattttcccatggaaaattgGTAAATTCTGGGGAGCACTAAAAAAAATGATTCCCCCacccgtaagaacataagaaagagcctgctggatcagacaacagtccatctagtccagcactctgctactcgcagcggcccaccaggtgccttttgggagctcacgtgcaccccacttttggaatgagtgaaatactGCTTAAAACAAGGTATAAAGTTTAACAACATCCAGACTTACTGATAAGGTCTATCTATCTGCTGCGGTtatatgaaaatgttttatcCAACCAGCAcattttctggggtgctgtgtggtttccacgctgtatggccgtgttctagcagcattctctcctgacgtttcgcctgcaactgtggctggcatcttcagaggatctgatgcagatgcaggcgaaacatcaggagagaatgaacataagaacaagccagctggatcagaccagagtccatctagtccagctctctgctactcgcagtggcccaccaggtgcctttgggagctcactggcaggatgtgaaagcaatggccttctgcggctgttgctcccgagcacctggactgttaaggcatttgcatgggcttgaacacgaccatacagcccggaaaccacacagcaccccagtgattccggccgtgaaagccttcgacaatacatagcacATTTTCTTTCGTTTACTACAGAACTTGCTTTCTTCTTTCAAACTCTATTTTTCCCAGCCGATCACATGATTAAAATGAAGGAGCACCTGCGCTAGTAGCATGGCAGCAGTTTCCAAATCATTTCAACTACTGGGCAGGGTATATTTGAGGGgtttttcttattaaaaagcaTGGCACGGTAGCCACTCTcaacctaggccaggggtctgcaacttgcagctctccaattggccatggtggcaggggctgatgggaattgtagtccatgaacatctggagagccgcaggttgcagacccctggcctaggatctggcagacccaGGTGCCAATCTCctctctgccacggaagctcactgggtgatcttgggccagtcagacacacattcagtttaacctactccacagggctgttgtgagaatagacAACAAGTTGAGTTGCTTTGCGTCActactgggggaaaaaagtaggtcataaatgaagtaaaccaAACTAGAGTAAACTCCAGATTTACTCCACAGACTTTAAGTTGATCCAAATAGTCGGTCAAACATTCACAGCCATAAGTCAAACATTCACAGTCAAACATTCACAGCCATAAATACAATTCAGAATTGAAGCAGAGctgtcagtggcgtaggaggttaagagctcgtgtatctaatctggaggaaccgggtttgattcccagctctgccacctgagctgtggaggcttatctggggaattcagattagcctgggcactcccacacacgccagctgggtgaccgtgggctagtcacagcttctcggagctctcccagccccacctacctcacagggtgtttgttgtgaggggggaagggcaaggagattgtcagcacctttgagtctcctgcaggagagaaaggggggatataaatccaaaactcttctcttcttcagtgccTTTTGCAGTAGGAATCTGTGCTCAGGCTGGAGCAATAAGGCAGTAAGAGAGCTGCAACGTCTCTCCCGAGCAGAACAGACATCACACCTGTGAGGAAGCGGGAGAAGGGAACACTCCCGCCTGTCCCTGCGCAACAGGCTGACCGCCTGACGgctacaaagattgtcatgcccttatataaagccgtggtgcgaccgcacttggagtactgtgtccagttctggtcgccgcatctcaaaaaggatattgaggagatagaaaaagtgcagagaagggcaacgaggatgattgagggactggagcaccttccctatgaggagaggctgcagcgtttgggactctttagtttggagaggagacggctgaggggggatatgattgaagtctataaaattatgcatgggatagaaaatgttgacagagagaaatttttctctctttctcacaatactagaaccacggggcattcattgaaaatgctggggggaagaattaggactaataaaaggaaacacttcttcacgcaacgtgtgattggtgtttggaatatgctgccacaggaggtggtgatggccactaacctggatagctttaaaaggggcttggacagatttatggctaccaatcttgatcctctttgatttgagattgcaaatgccttagcagaccaggtgctcgggagcagcattagcagaaggccattgctttcccatcctgcaggtgagctcccaaaggcacctggtgggccactgcgagtagcagagagctggactagatggactctggtctgatccagctggcttgttcttatgttcttatgttcttactgcagTGAACACATCAAACATCACTGCTCTCAAACTAAAAGTGCCTGTTTGAAAACAAGTGTTTCCCTGCATGGCAAGAAAGGATAGCCTccgagaaagaaaaaaggagtctTGAAAT
Protein-coding regions in this window:
- the LOC125425226 gene encoding TOG array regulator of axonemal microtubules protein 1-like is translated as MMASHQPPLSGKPGLLSLRGKSGSVDSDLQFLGLNNHQHETDSIRASLSFTSKPPRTFCSPPEPTPPLLGSHTSPGAFILPSHPFSSPRHSPKHASPPADQLKKSPGHGISFSNSWPLKSFDGLLKPAPQKKFSGPVAAGDAGQSP